A DNA window from Ostrea edulis chromosome 5, xbOstEdul1.1, whole genome shotgun sequence contains the following coding sequences:
- the LOC125652416 gene encoding homeobox protein Nkx-2.1-like, with protein MSLSPKQTTPFSVTDILSPIEETYKRTTIEATIPPLNPYRNHTQYPNPQMGSMSVPVTNPYHAGYVPQLSHHAPSYTSQFCNGTEFGHYGDPTRHGSSNWYGTNPDPRLAISRLMGGPSSCAMSSMSSGMHNMNMSALGGLDQHKAGGIQFPITQRRKRRVLFSQAQVYELERRFKQQKYLSAPEREHLASMINLTPTQVKIWFQNHRYKCKRQLKDAKEKTDSSSPPSSPASSQQDSPRQPSPRKGAVSILVKDGKPCSGSGTSDIENPVHQTQPTTNSQSRLSVGRQGTNGSSQMSSHDQSPKHLSHVMANCNNSTHNSINSHSTYGGGIHSGLYPSVSMNGGLGSPYGISSRSWIKPEGNDFYTG; from the exons ATGTCCCTCAGTCCTAAACAAACTACGCCGTTTTCCGTTACTGACATCCTTAGTCCTATTGAAGAAACTTACAAGAGAACCACCATTGAAGCTACTATCCCTCCCCTCAATCCTTACAGGAATCACACGCAGTACCCCAACCCTCAGATGGGCAGCATGAGTGTACCAGTCACCAACCCTTACCATGCAGGATATGTTCCTCAGCTTTCCCATCACGCCCCATCCTACACCTCCCAGTTCTGCAACGGGACGGAGTTTGGACATTACGGAGACCCTACAAGACACGGGTCCTCAAACTGGTATGGCACCAATCCGGACCCTAGACTTGCAA TATCCCGTTTGATGGGTGGTCCGAGTTCTTGTGCCATGTCTTCAATGTCGTCTGgcatgcataatatgaatatgtCAGCATTAGGGGGACTGGACCAGCATAAGGCGGGAGGCATTCAGTTTCCAATCACCCAGAGAAGGAAGCGACGAGTACTGTTTTCACAAGCTCAGGTGTACGAGCTAGAAAGACGATTTAAACAACAGAAATATCTATCAGCCCCCGAGAGAGAACATTTAGCTAGCATGATCAATTTAACACCAACTCAGGTTAAAATATGGTTTCAAAACCACCGATACAAATGTAAACGACAGTTAAAGGACGCCAAAGAGAAAACCGATTCCTCGTCTCCTCCATCATCGCCAGCGTCCTCACAGCAAGATTCACCGCGCCAGCCGTCACCCAGAAAAGGAGCCGTGTCCATACTGGTAAAAGACGGAAAACCGTGTTCCGGTTCCGGAACATCAGACATAGAAAACCCGGTTCACCAAACACAACCTACGACGAATTCTCAGTCTAGACTGAGTGTAGGTCGTCAGGGAACGAACGGATCATCTCAAATGTCCTCTCATGATCAATCACCCAAACATTTGTCTCATGTCATGGCTAACTGTAACAATTCTACGCACAACTCCATTAATTCTCATTCAACCTACGGGGGAGGAATACATTCGGGACTTTATCCCTCAGTAAGCATGAATGGCGGCTTGGGGTCTCCTTACGGAATCAGTAGTAGATCATGGATAAAACCCGAGGGGAATGACTTTTACACCGGTTAG